The Penaeus monodon isolate SGIC_2016 chromosome 5, NSTDA_Pmon_1, whole genome shotgun sequence genome window below encodes:
- the LOC119573185 gene encoding putative mediator of RNA polymerase II transcription subunit 26 isoform X1 — protein MMNSPFPFQAVVVLVASLVVVVSGQEVDLDLSRGPADADSSIQLDSRGGVATFQGAFPKEGLLAVHERLTESYENEAEEARRIFDETQEPVEQVTPYQWAYEVHAASTGDQKSQVERREEDGVVRGSYSLVEPDGSRRTVTYVAHPEEGFQATVQTETSAQGLSLQNPVSDASQNSFHVAPTQQQGYSVSQYHGGSRHLGHLQQINNRQQQLGNQRPFSNVFQQQQFNGLGKQELIYNAQQQQNYGRLHLQSPRQPPFINQVQYANQGQGQLNNQNQYVLQQQRLRQQQQLLNQQRLQQQQFLNQQRLQQQQQFLNQQRLQQQQQFLSQQRLQQQQQYNQQLQQQYERRRSQIIKLQPKIGTLPPIFGHQHQHGGQQQHFSQQQQQYFTQQRQPFIGQQPRFRSHQAAASSSAQNRQLFQGSGNDPVEYAVVPVTLHRINQ, from the exons ATGATGAACAGTCCCTTTCCATTCCAGGCGGTGGTCGTGCTGGTTGCATCGTTGGTGGTGGTTGTCTCGGGGCAGGAGGTGGACCTCGACCTCTCCCGCGGGCCCGCTGACGCAGACAGCAGCATCCAGCTTGACTCCCGAGGTGGCGTTGCGACTTTCCAGGGGGCTTTCCCGAAGGAGGGTCTTCTGGCCGTTCACGAGAGGCTGACGGAGAGCTACGAGAACGAGGCAGAGGAAGCGAGAAGGATCTTCGATGAGACACAAGAACCGGTAGAGCAG GTGACGCCCTACCAGTGGGCATACGAGGTCCACGCAGCGTCCACGGGCGATCAGAAGAGCCAGGTGGAGCGCCGCGAGGAGGACGGGGTGGTGCGAGGCTCTTACTCCCTGGTGGAACCCGACGGCTCCCGCAGGACCGTCACCTATGTTGCCCATCCCGAAGAAGGCTTCCAAGCAACCGTGCAAACTGAGACCAGCGCGCAGGGCCTTTCCCTCCAGAACCCCGTTTCAGACGCTTCGCAGAATTCCTTCCATGTTGCCCCGACGCAACAGCAAGGTTATTCTGTTTCTCAGTACCATGGCGGCAGCCGGCACCTGGGACACCTGCAGCAGATTAATAACAGGCAACAACAGCTTGGTAACCAAAGACCATTCTCAAACGTATTCCAACAGCAACAGTTCAACGGACTCGGTAAACAAGAATTGATATACAATGCACAGCAGCAGCAAAACTATGGCAGATTGCACCTGCAGTCCCCAAGGCAGCCTCCGTTTATTAACCAGGTGCAATACGCAAATCAAGGACAAGGTCAGCTCAATAATCAGAACCAATATGTACTGCAGCAACAACGGTTAAGGCAGCAGCAACAGCTTCTGAATCAACAAAGGCTGCAACAACAACAGTTTCTGAATCAGCAAAGgctgcaacaacagcaacagtttCTGAATCAGCAGCggctacaacagcaacaacagttcCTGAGTCAACAACGactgcaacagcagcagcagtataaCCAACAGCTGCAACAGCAGTATGAAAGACGCAGGTCACAGATAATCAAACTGCAGCCAAAGATTGGTACACTTCCCCCGATATTCGGTCACCAGCATCAGCATGGCGGACAACAGCAGCACTTctcacaacagcaacagcagtacTTTACACAGCAGCGACAGCCATTCATCGGGCAGCAGCCGAGATTCAGGTCTCATCAGGCCGCTGCCTCGAGTTCAGCACAAAATAGACAGCTCTTCCAGGGTTCGGGTAACGACCCAGTGGAATACGCCGTGGTGCCCGTCACGCTCCATCGTATTAATCAGTAA
- the LOC119573185 gene encoding putative mediator of RNA polymerase II transcription subunit 26 isoform X2, producing MKAVVVLVASLVVVVSGQEVDLDLSRGPADADSSIQLDSRGGVATFQGAFPKEGLLAVHERLTESYENEAEEARRIFDETQEPVEQVTPYQWAYEVHAASTGDQKSQVERREEDGVVRGSYSLVEPDGSRRTVTYVAHPEEGFQATVQTETSAQGLSLQNPVSDASQNSFHVAPTQQQGYSVSQYHGGSRHLGHLQQINNRQQQLGNQRPFSNVFQQQQFNGLGKQELIYNAQQQQNYGRLHLQSPRQPPFINQVQYANQGQGQLNNQNQYVLQQQRLRQQQQLLNQQRLQQQQFLNQQRLQQQQQFLNQQRLQQQQQFLSQQRLQQQQQYNQQLQQQYERRRSQIIKLQPKIGTLPPIFGHQHQHGGQQQHFSQQQQQYFTQQRQPFIGQQPRFRSHQAAASSSAQNRQLFQGSGNDPVEYAVVPVTLHRINQ from the exons ATGAAG GCGGTGGTCGTGCTGGTTGCATCGTTGGTGGTGGTTGTCTCGGGGCAGGAGGTGGACCTCGACCTCTCCCGCGGGCCCGCTGACGCAGACAGCAGCATCCAGCTTGACTCCCGAGGTGGCGTTGCGACTTTCCAGGGGGCTTTCCCGAAGGAGGGTCTTCTGGCCGTTCACGAGAGGCTGACGGAGAGCTACGAGAACGAGGCAGAGGAAGCGAGAAGGATCTTCGATGAGACACAAGAACCGGTAGAGCAG GTGACGCCCTACCAGTGGGCATACGAGGTCCACGCAGCGTCCACGGGCGATCAGAAGAGCCAGGTGGAGCGCCGCGAGGAGGACGGGGTGGTGCGAGGCTCTTACTCCCTGGTGGAACCCGACGGCTCCCGCAGGACCGTCACCTATGTTGCCCATCCCGAAGAAGGCTTCCAAGCAACCGTGCAAACTGAGACCAGCGCGCAGGGCCTTTCCCTCCAGAACCCCGTTTCAGACGCTTCGCAGAATTCCTTCCATGTTGCCCCGACGCAACAGCAAGGTTATTCTGTTTCTCAGTACCATGGCGGCAGCCGGCACCTGGGACACCTGCAGCAGATTAATAACAGGCAACAACAGCTTGGTAACCAAAGACCATTCTCAAACGTATTCCAACAGCAACAGTTCAACGGACTCGGTAAACAAGAATTGATATACAATGCACAGCAGCAGCAAAACTATGGCAGATTGCACCTGCAGTCCCCAAGGCAGCCTCCGTTTATTAACCAGGTGCAATACGCAAATCAAGGACAAGGTCAGCTCAATAATCAGAACCAATATGTACTGCAGCAACAACGGTTAAGGCAGCAGCAACAGCTTCTGAATCAACAAAGGCTGCAACAACAACAGTTTCTGAATCAGCAAAGgctgcaacaacagcaacagtttCTGAATCAGCAGCggctacaacagcaacaacagttcCTGAGTCAACAACGactgcaacagcagcagcagtataaCCAACAGCTGCAACAGCAGTATGAAAGACGCAGGTCACAGATAATCAAACTGCAGCCAAAGATTGGTACACTTCCCCCGATATTCGGTCACCAGCATCAGCATGGCGGACAACAGCAGCACTTctcacaacagcaacagcagtacTTTACACAGCAGCGACAGCCATTCATCGGGCAGCAGCCGAGATTCAGGTCTCATCAGGCCGCTGCCTCGAGTTCAGCACAAAATAGACAGCTCTTCCAGGGTTCGGGTAACGACCCAGTGGAATACGCCGTGGTGCCCGTCACGCTCCATCGTATTAATCAGTAA
- the LOC119573186 gene encoding D-beta-hydroxybutyrate dehydrogenase, mitochondrial-like isoform X3, giving the protein MKHAIQVFPVGKAVLITGCDSGFGYATALFLDQMGFRVFACCLLADGGGEGAQRLRREGSRRLHVLQMDVTQQEQIDSALRSVKKLLPPGEVLWGLVNNAGVSQYGAVEWVSMDDYRNICEVNLFGTIAVTKAFLPLIRSAKGRVVNVGSVRGRMASPLGAAYEVSKYGVEAFSDVLRHEMRRFCVDVSIVEPGNFTLGTSIFTEESNLRCSQKMWQAMADGVKADYGKDTFDEALKRQLLTSKSGDRDVTEVSEAIAEALTQRFPQGRYQPMQLFYYVMVFVSQHFPEWVYDYLYIEYLLKYYFLSGQGKIRGA; this is encoded by the exons GTTTTCCCCGTTGGAAAAGCGGTGCTGATCACTGGCTGCGATTCCGGATTCGGATACGCCACGGCCCTCTTTCTTGACCAGATG GGTTTCCGCGTGTTTGCCTGCTGCCTCCTGGCGGACGGGGGCGGCGAGGGCGCCCAGAGGCTGCGGCGCGAGGGGTCCCGCCGCCTCCACGTCCTGCAGATGGACGTGACCCAACAGGAGCAGATCGACAGCGCTCTCCGCAGCGTGAAGAAGCTCCTGCCGCCTGGAG AGGTCCTTTGGGGTTTGGTGAACAACGCAGGTGTGAGTCAGTACGGCGCGGTGGAGTGGGTCTCGATGGACGATTACAGGAACATTTGCGAAGTCAACCTTTTCGGGACCATCGCCGTGACGAAAGCCTTCTTGCCTCTTATCAGAAGTGCTAAAG GTCGGGTGGTGAACGTGGGCAGCGTGCGCGGCAGGATGGCCTCGCCGCTCGGAGCCGCCTACGAGGTCTCCAAATACGGCGTCGAGGCCTTCAGCGATGTCCTGAG ACATGAAATGAGAAGGTTCTGTGTTGACGTGTCCATCGTTGAACCCGGAAATTTTACTCTGG GCACCAGCATCTTCACGGAGGAAAGCAATCTTCGCTGTTCCCAGAAGATGTGGCAGGCGATGGCTGACGGCGTGAAGGCGGATTATGGAAAAGACACTTTCGACGAAGCTCTGAAGCGCCAGTTGCTGACCTCGAAGTCCGGG GACAGGGACGTGACCGAGGTTTCGGAGGCGATCGCCGAGGCGCTGACGCAGCGGTTTCCGCAGGGCCGCTACCAGCCGATGCAGCTCTTCTATTACGTCATGGTGTTCGTGAGCCAGCACTTCCCGGAGTGGGTCTACGACTACTTGTACATCGAGTACTTGCTGAA GTATTATTTTCTCAGTGGACAAGGTAAAATCCGTGGAGCATGA